One window from the genome of Anolis sagrei isolate rAnoSag1 chromosome 4, rAnoSag1.mat, whole genome shotgun sequence encodes:
- the PLAG1 gene encoding zinc finger protein PLAG1 isoform X2, with translation MATHSPEKTHKCNYCEKMFHRKDHLKNHLHTHNPNKEAFKCEECGKNYNTKLGFKRHLALHAATSGDLTCKVCLQTFESTGVLLEHLKTHAGKSSGGVKEKKHQCEHCDRRFYTRKDVRRHMVVHTGRKDFLCQYCAQRFGRKDHLTRHMKKSHNQELLKVKTEPMDLLDPFTCNVAVPIKDELLPAMSLSSSELTSKPFTNTLQLNLYNTQIQSMQSSASAHQMVATSLPLGMPCPIEMESVHASHQLSLKYPLSSTSYTVSMTDKEQPLKGEIESYLMELQSGMPSSSRDSQASSSKLGLDPQIGPLDDVSLSKSAVSITESLSTPSLDFSQLFNFIPVNGPPFNPSVSVGNLGMSYTQEEAHSSMTHLPPQAHDLQDPGNGIGLGSLHSLSAAFTSSLNTTTTLPRFHQAFQ, from the coding sequence ATGGCTACTCATTCTCCTGAGAAAACCCACAAGTGTAATTATTGTGAGAAAATGTTTCATCGAAAAGATCATCTAAAGAATCACCTACATACACATAATCCTAATAAAGAAGCCTTTAAGTGTGAAGAATGTGGAAAGAACTACAACACGAAGCTTGGGTTTAAGCGTCACCTGGCTTTACATGCTGCAACAAGTGGTGACCTCACCTGTAAAGTATGTTTGCAGACATTTGAAAGCACAGGGGTGTTGCTGGAGCACCTAAAAACTCATGCAGGCAAATCATCAGGTGGAGTGAAGGAGAAAAAGCACCAGTGTGAACATTGTGATCGTCGGTTTTACACCCGAAAGGATGTCCGAAGACACATGGTCGTGCACACTGGAAGAAAGGACTTCCTTTGTCAGTACTGCGCACAGAGATTTGGCCGGAAGGATCACCTAACACGGCATATGAAGAAAAGCCACAACCAAGAACTTCTGAAAGTCAAAACAGAGCCAATGGACCTTCTAGACCCCTTTACTTGCAATGTTGCTGTGCCTATAAAGGATGAGCTACTTCCAGCAATGTCTTTATCTTCCAGTGAACTGACATCAAAGCCATTTACAAACACTTTGCAATTAAATCTCTACAATACTCAGATTCAGTCCATGCAGAGCTCAGCATCTGCACACCAAATGGTTGCCACATCATTACCTTTAGGTATGCCTTGTCCAATAGAAATGGAATCTGTCCATGCTTCTCACCAGCTATCTCTAAAATATCCACTCAGTTCTACCTCATATACAGTTTCCATGACTGATAAAGAGCAGCCATTGAAAggggaaattgaaagttacttaATGGAACTGCAAAGTGGCATGCCTTCTTCATCCCGAGATTCTCAAGCATCTTCATCTAAATTAGGGCTGGATCCTCAAATAGGCCCGCTAGATGATGTATCTCTTTCCAAAAGTGCTGTTTCTATTACTGAATCTTTAAGCACACCATCACTGGACTTCTCCCAATTATTCAATTTTATACCAGTAAATGGACCCCCATTTAATCCTTCTGTTTCTGTGGGAAATCTTGGAATGAGTTACACTCAAGAGGAAGCACATTCATCTATGACTCACCTTCCTCCACAGGCACACGATCTACAAGACCCTGGTAATGGTATCGGCCTTGGTTCTTTGCATTCATTGTCAGCAGCTTTCACAAGTAGTCTAAACACAACCACAACCCTACCACGTTTTCATCAAGCTTTCCAATAA
- the PLAG1 gene encoding zinc finger protein PLAG1 isoform X1, whose protein sequence is MATVIPGDLSEVRDTQKVPSGKRKRGESKPRKNFPCQLCDKAFNSVEKLKVHSYSHTGERPYKCTQQDCTKAFVSKYKLLRHMATHSPEKTHKCNYCEKMFHRKDHLKNHLHTHNPNKEAFKCEECGKNYNTKLGFKRHLALHAATSGDLTCKVCLQTFESTGVLLEHLKTHAGKSSGGVKEKKHQCEHCDRRFYTRKDVRRHMVVHTGRKDFLCQYCAQRFGRKDHLTRHMKKSHNQELLKVKTEPMDLLDPFTCNVAVPIKDELLPAMSLSSSELTSKPFTNTLQLNLYNTQIQSMQSSASAHQMVATSLPLGMPCPIEMESVHASHQLSLKYPLSSTSYTVSMTDKEQPLKGEIESYLMELQSGMPSSSRDSQASSSKLGLDPQIGPLDDVSLSKSAVSITESLSTPSLDFSQLFNFIPVNGPPFNPSVSVGNLGMSYTQEEAHSSMTHLPPQAHDLQDPGNGIGLGSLHSLSAAFTSSLNTTTTLPRFHQAFQ, encoded by the exons ATGGCCACTGTCATTCCTGGTGATTTGTCAGAAGTAAGAGATACCCAgaaagtcccttcagggaaacgTAAGCGTGGTGAATCCAAACCAAGAAAAAACTTTCCTTGCCAACTGTGTGACAAGGCCTTTAACAGTGTTGAGAAATTAAAGGTTCACTCATActctcacacaggagagaggccCTACAAGTGCACACAACAAGACTGCACCAAGGCCTTTGTTTCTAAATACAAATTACTAAG GCACATGGCTACTCATTCTCCTGAGAAAACCCACAAGTGTAATTATTGTGAGAAAATGTTTCATCGAAAAGATCATCTAAAGAATCACCTACATACACATAATCCTAATAAAGAAGCCTTTAAGTGTGAAGAATGTGGAAAGAACTACAACACGAAGCTTGGGTTTAAGCGTCACCTGGCTTTACATGCTGCAACAAGTGGTGACCTCACCTGTAAAGTATGTTTGCAGACATTTGAAAGCACAGGGGTGTTGCTGGAGCACCTAAAAACTCATGCAGGCAAATCATCAGGTGGAGTGAAGGAGAAAAAGCACCAGTGTGAACATTGTGATCGTCGGTTTTACACCCGAAAGGATGTCCGAAGACACATGGTCGTGCACACTGGAAGAAAGGACTTCCTTTGTCAGTACTGCGCACAGAGATTTGGCCGGAAGGATCACCTAACACGGCATATGAAGAAAAGCCACAACCAAGAACTTCTGAAAGTCAAAACAGAGCCAATGGACCTTCTAGACCCCTTTACTTGCAATGTTGCTGTGCCTATAAAGGATGAGCTACTTCCAGCAATGTCTTTATCTTCCAGTGAACTGACATCAAAGCCATTTACAAACACTTTGCAATTAAATCTCTACAATACTCAGATTCAGTCCATGCAGAGCTCAGCATCTGCACACCAAATGGTTGCCACATCATTACCTTTAGGTATGCCTTGTCCAATAGAAATGGAATCTGTCCATGCTTCTCACCAGCTATCTCTAAAATATCCACTCAGTTCTACCTCATATACAGTTTCCATGACTGATAAAGAGCAGCCATTGAAAggggaaattgaaagttacttaATGGAACTGCAAAGTGGCATGCCTTCTTCATCCCGAGATTCTCAAGCATCTTCATCTAAATTAGGGCTGGATCCTCAAATAGGCCCGCTAGATGATGTATCTCTTTCCAAAAGTGCTGTTTCTATTACTGAATCTTTAAGCACACCATCACTGGACTTCTCCCAATTATTCAATTTTATACCAGTAAATGGACCCCCATTTAATCCTTCTGTTTCTGTGGGAAATCTTGGAATGAGTTACACTCAAGAGGAAGCACATTCATCTATGACTCACCTTCCTCCACAGGCACACGATCTACAAGACCCTGGTAATGGTATCGGCCTTGGTTCTTTGCATTCATTGTCAGCAGCTTTCACAAGTAGTCTAAACACAACCACAACCCTACCACGTTTTCATCAAGCTTTCCAATAA